One stretch of Arachis hypogaea cultivar Tifrunner chromosome 20, arahy.Tifrunner.gnm2.J5K5, whole genome shotgun sequence DNA includes these proteins:
- the LOC140183101 gene encoding uncharacterized protein has translation MANFIAEMTPGNQAPKSWKLHVDGSSNATFGGAGVILESQNRVIIEQSVRYEFPVSNNQAEYEALLAGLALAKDVGAKILEVNTDSQVVSSQINGDYQTRDPLLQQYLAKVNKLKEGFDRVTIRHVPREQNTRADLLSKLASTKPGHGNKSLIQEVVKSPSISTTASAYLTLPSQGSWTYSILQYLLDGTLPEDPREEKRTKREAANYTVIAGQLYKRGFSQPLLKCVEPGDTEYILCKIHEGCCGHHIGGETPFRLTYGVEAVVPVEIGDPSPRKTVGGNDEEAERDLIDKERSIAHVRELALKQRISLRYNHGVIKREFASDDLVLRRNDIGAPTPGEGKLTPNWEGPYRIKAAIGRGAYKLERLNGDEIPRTWNATNLRRYYT, from the exons ATGGCCAACTTCATCGCCGAAATGACTCCGGGAAACCAAGCTCCCAAATCATGGAAGCTGCACGTCGACGGCTCGTCAAACGCCACCTTCGGAGGTGCCGGGGTCATACTCGAAAGCCAAAACAGGGTCATAATCGAACAGTCAGTACGATACGAATTCCCAGTCTCTAataatcaagcagaatatgaggccctCCTAGCGGGCCTAGCCCTAGCCAAGGACGTCGGAGCAAAAATCCTGGAAGTAAACACCGATTCTCAGGTAGTCAGCTCCCAAATCAACGGAGACTACCAAACGCGAGACCCTTTACTCCAACAATACCTCGCTAAGGTAAACAAACTGAAAGAAGGGTTCGATCGCGTCACCATACGGCACGTTCCCAGGGAACAAAATACAAGAGCAGATCTCCTCtccaaactagccagcaccaaaccaggacacGGCAATAAATCGCTAATTCAGGAAGTCGTTAAATCACCATCCATATCAACAACGGCTAGTGCTTACCTGACACTCCCCAGCCAAGGATCATGGACCTACTCTATCCTACAATACCTCCTCGACGGAACGCTACCTGAAGACCCCAGGGAGGAAAAACGGACAAAAAGGGAAGCCGCCAACTACACAGTCATCGCAGGACAACTATACAAACGCGGATTCTCGCAACCCCTACTCAAATGCGTCGAACCCGGGGACACGGAGTACATACTCTGCAAAATCCACGAAGGATGCTGCGGCCACCACATCGGAG GGGAAACCCCTTTCCGATtaacatacggagtggaggccGTCGTCCCAGTAGAGATAGGAGACCCAAGCCCAAGGAAAACGGTCGGAGGTAACGACGAGGAAGCTGAACGAGACCTCATCGACAAAGAAAGAAGCATAGCCCATGTCAGAGAGCTAGCCCTTAAACAAAGAATCAGCTTAAGGTACAACCACGGCGTCATCAAACGAGAATTCGCGTCCGACGATCTCGTTCTACGACGAAACGACATCGGAGCCCCGACCCCAGGGGAAGGAAAACTCACccccaactgggaaggaccatacagaatcAAAGCCGCAATCGGAAGGGGAGCGTACAAGCTCGAACGACTTAACGGCGACGAAATTCCGAGAACATGGAACGCCACCAATTTGCGACGCTACTACACTTAG